From Streptomyces sp. NBC_00237, a single genomic window includes:
- the rodA gene encoding rod shape-determining protein RodA: MAGSTHGFSVQRYAPERGAFAKLTARDSVLRRLDWPLLLSALALSGLGALLVWSATRGRDTLNHGDPYYFLFRHLMNTGIGFALMVGTIWLGHRTLRGAVPILYGLSVVLVIAVLTPLGATVNGAHAWIVIGGGFSLQPSEFTKITIILGMAMMLASRVDAGDQANPDHRTVLKSLGLAVVPILIIMLMPDLGSVMVIAMIILGVLLASGASNRWIFGLVGAGVLGAVLVAVLGLLDEYQINRFAAFANPNLDPAGVGYNTNQARIAIGSGGLTGTGLFKGSQTTGQFVPEQQTDFVFTVAGEELGFLGAGAILVLLGVVLWRACRIARETTELYGTIVAAGIIAWFAFQSFENIGMTLGIMPVAGLPLPFVSYGGSSMFAVWVAIGLLQSIRVQRPITA, encoded by the coding sequence ATGGCAGGCAGCACCCACGGCTTCTCCGTCCAGCGGTACGCGCCCGAGCGCGGCGCGTTCGCCAAACTCACCGCACGCGACTCGGTCCTGCGCAGGCTCGACTGGCCCCTGCTCCTGTCCGCGCTCGCACTGTCGGGCCTCGGCGCCCTCCTGGTGTGGTCCGCGACCAGGGGCCGCGACACCCTCAACCACGGCGACCCGTACTACTTCCTCTTCCGGCACCTCATGAACACCGGCATCGGCTTCGCGCTGATGGTCGGCACGATCTGGCTCGGCCACCGCACCCTGCGCGGCGCGGTGCCGATCCTCTACGGGCTCTCCGTCGTCCTGGTGATCGCGGTCCTCACCCCGCTCGGCGCGACCGTCAACGGCGCGCACGCGTGGATCGTCATCGGCGGCGGATTCTCCCTCCAGCCCTCCGAGTTCACGAAGATCACCATCATCCTGGGCATGGCGATGATGCTCGCCTCCCGGGTCGACGCCGGCGATCAGGCCAACCCCGACCACCGCACGGTGCTCAAGTCGCTGGGCCTGGCCGTCGTACCGATCCTGATCATCATGCTGATGCCCGACCTCGGCTCGGTCATGGTCATCGCCATGATCATCCTGGGGGTGCTGCTGGCCTCCGGAGCCTCCAACCGCTGGATCTTCGGCCTGGTCGGCGCGGGCGTCCTCGGCGCCGTCCTGGTGGCCGTCCTCGGCCTCCTCGACGAGTACCAGATCAACCGCTTCGCCGCCTTCGCCAACCCCAACCTCGACCCGGCGGGCGTCGGCTACAACACCAACCAGGCACGCATCGCCATCGGCTCCGGCGGCCTCACCGGCACCGGTCTCTTCAAGGGCTCGCAGACCACCGGACAGTTCGTCCCCGAACAGCAGACGGACTTCGTGTTCACCGTCGCGGGCGAGGAACTCGGTTTCCTCGGCGCAGGCGCGATCCTCGTCCTCCTCGGCGTCGTCCTGTGGCGGGCCTGCCGCATCGCCCGCGAGACCACCGAGCTGTACGGCACGATCGTCGCCGCCGGAATCATCGCCTGGTTCGCCTTCCAGTCCTTCGAGAACATCGGCATGACCCTCGGCATCATGCCGGTCGCGGGCCTGCCGCTGCCCTTCGTCTCCTACGGAGGATCCTCGATGTTCGCCGTGTGGGTCGCGATCGGACTCCTCCAGTCGATCCGGGTGCAGAGGCCGATAACTGCGTGA
- a CDS encoding CYTH and CHAD domain-containing protein: MADTKREIERKYEATTTDTEGEPRLPDFHKVAGVSSVQDRGVVDLDAVYYDTDDLALAAHGITLRRRTGGDDAGWHLKLPVAPNVRDEIRLPLTAPTATADTVPRPLSALVRARTLGEPLLATVRLKSSRQVWHLRDNAGELLAEASVDRVTAQRLGGAGADTSFTEIEVELADDGDPAFLDAVDKRLRKAGVRPSQSPSKLARALAETGGGPAQAPAQALEEGTTAGAHVLAYVREQAEAMAIYDPAVRRDLPDSVHQLRVATRRMRSAFKTYRKVLDRTVTDPLGEELKWLAGELGVDRDQEVLTDRLLSRLSALPRTLLLGPVRGRLRIWSVARRSGSRRRTVAVLDGKRYLELLRSLDAFLADPPLRAAARRNATTVLHQALVKDHARLADRTEHALALPPGAERDLALHDARKAAKRLRYAAESARPALGKPANKLRKRVKEVQSVLGDHQDSVVARTELRNLAIQAHAAGESAFVWGLLYGQEEARAADRERELPGVWGRVPGI; encoded by the coding sequence ATGGCGGACACCAAGCGCGAGATCGAGCGAAAGTACGAAGCCACCACGACCGACACCGAGGGCGAACCCCGGCTGCCTGACTTCCACAAGGTGGCCGGGGTTTCGTCCGTCCAGGACCGGGGCGTCGTCGACCTCGACGCCGTCTACTACGACACCGACGACCTGGCGCTGGCCGCCCACGGCATCACCCTGCGCCGCCGCACCGGCGGAGACGACGCGGGCTGGCACCTCAAACTCCCCGTCGCCCCGAACGTACGGGACGAGATCCGCCTCCCCCTGACAGCGCCGACGGCAACAGCGGACACCGTGCCGCGCCCCCTGTCCGCCCTGGTGCGTGCGCGCACCCTGGGAGAGCCACTGCTGGCGACCGTACGGCTGAAGTCCTCGCGCCAGGTGTGGCACTTGCGGGACAACGCGGGGGAACTGCTCGCCGAGGCCAGCGTGGACAGAGTGACCGCGCAGCGGCTGGGGGGAGCGGGCGCGGACACCTCCTTCACGGAGATCGAGGTCGAACTCGCCGACGACGGCGACCCCGCCTTCCTGGACGCCGTCGACAAGAGGCTGCGCAAAGCGGGCGTACGACCCTCCCAGTCGCCGTCCAAACTGGCCCGCGCCCTCGCGGAGACCGGCGGCGGTCCGGCGCAGGCACCAGCACAGGCGCTCGAAGAAGGCACCACCGCTGGTGCGCACGTCCTCGCCTACGTCCGTGAACAGGCCGAGGCGATGGCAATCTACGACCCCGCCGTACGCCGTGACCTTCCCGACTCCGTCCACCAGCTCCGCGTCGCCACCCGCCGGATGCGCAGCGCCTTCAAGACGTACCGGAAGGTCCTCGACCGCACCGTCACCGACCCGCTCGGCGAGGAACTCAAGTGGCTGGCAGGCGAACTGGGCGTCGACCGCGACCAGGAAGTCCTCACCGACCGCCTCCTGAGCCGTCTCTCCGCCCTCCCGCGCACCCTCCTGCTGGGCCCTGTGCGCGGACGTCTGCGCATCTGGTCCGTCGCCCGGCGCAGTGGCTCCCGGCGCCGCACCGTCGCCGTCCTCGACGGGAAGCGCTACCTGGAACTCCTGCGCTCCCTGGACGCCTTCCTCGCCGACCCGCCCCTGCGGGCGGCGGCGAGAAGGAACGCCACGACCGTCCTCCACCAGGCCCTCGTCAAGGACCACGCCCGCCTCGCCGACCGCACCGAGCACGCCTTGGCGCTCCCGCCGGGCGCCGAACGCGACCTCGCCCTCCACGACGCCCGCAAGGCCGCCAAACGCCTGCGCTACGCGGCGGAGTCCGCCCGCCCCGCCCTCGGCAAACCCGCGAACAAGCTCCGCAAGAGGGTCAAGGAGGTCCAGAGCGTGCTCGGCGACCACCAGGACAGCGTGGTCGCCCGCACCGAACTGAGGAACCTGGCGATCCAGGCACACGCGGCGGGGGAGTCCGCCTTCGTCTGGGGCCTGCTGTACGGCCAGGAGGAGGCGAGGGCGGCGGACCGCGAACGGGAGCTGCCGGGCGTGTGGGGGAGGGTGCCGGGCATCTAG
- a CDS encoding TIGR03960 family B12-binding radical SAM protein codes for MPVESVFPRLEALLPHVQKPIQYVGGELNSTVKPWESADVRWALMYPDAYEVGLPNQGVMILYEVLNEQDGVLAERTYSVWPDLEELMRKHDVPQFTVDAHRPVKAFDVFGLSFSTELGYTNMLTALDLAGIPLNAADRTLDDPIVLAGGHAAFNPEPIAEFIDCAVIGDGEQAVLDMTAIIRTWKAEGRPGGREEVLFRLAKTGNVYVPAFYDVEYLPDGRIARVVPNKSGVPWRISKHTVMDLDEWPYPKQPLVPLAETVHERMSVEIFRGCTRGCRFCQAGMITRPVRERSITGIGEMVEKGLKATGFEEVGLLSLSSADHTEIADIAKGLADRYEEDKIGLSLPSTRVDAFNVDLANELTRNGRRSGLTFAPEGGSERMRKVINKMVSEEDLIRTVSTAYGNGWRQVKLYFMCGLPTETDEDVLQIGDMAVNVIAEGRKVSGQNDIRCTVSIGGFVPKPHTPFQWAPQLSAEETDERLTKLRDKIRGDKKYGRSIGFRYHDGKPGIVEGLLSRGDRRIGSVIRAVYEGGGRFDGWREYFSYDRWMQAAAKTLPEYGVDVDWYTTRERTYEEVLPWDHLDSGLDKDWLWEDWQDALDETEVEDCRWTPCFDCGVCPQMDTSIQIGPTGKKLLPLSVVK; via the coding sequence ATGCCTGTTGAGTCGGTCTTCCCCCGCCTGGAAGCCCTCCTGCCGCACGTGCAGAAGCCCATCCAGTACGTCGGCGGTGAACTGAACTCCACCGTCAAGCCGTGGGAGAGCGCGGACGTCCGCTGGGCGCTCATGTACCCGGACGCGTACGAGGTCGGGCTCCCCAACCAGGGCGTCATGATCCTCTACGAAGTGCTCAACGAGCAGGACGGCGTCCTCGCCGAGCGCACCTACAGCGTGTGGCCCGACCTCGAAGAACTGATGCGCAAGCACGACGTGCCGCAGTTCACCGTGGACGCCCACCGCCCGGTGAAGGCGTTCGACGTGTTCGGCCTCAGCTTCTCCACCGAGCTGGGCTACACGAACATGCTGACCGCCCTCGACCTCGCGGGCATCCCGCTGAACGCCGCCGACCGCACCCTCGACGACCCCATCGTCCTGGCGGGCGGCCACGCGGCCTTCAATCCGGAGCCCATCGCGGAGTTCATCGACTGCGCGGTCATCGGCGACGGCGAGCAGGCCGTCCTCGACATGACGGCCATCATCCGGACCTGGAAGGCGGAGGGCCGCCCCGGCGGCCGCGAGGAAGTCCTCTTCCGCCTCGCCAAGACCGGCAACGTCTACGTCCCGGCGTTCTACGACGTCGAGTACCTTCCCGACGGGCGCATCGCCCGCGTCGTGCCGAACAAGTCCGGCGTGCCGTGGCGCATCTCCAAGCACACCGTCATGGACCTCGACGAGTGGCCCTACCCCAAGCAGCCCCTCGTCCCGCTCGCGGAAACCGTCCACGAGCGCATGTCCGTAGAAATCTTCCGCGGCTGCACCCGCGGCTGCCGTTTCTGCCAGGCCGGCATGATCACGCGCCCCGTGCGGGAGCGAAGCATCACCGGCATCGGCGAAATGGTCGAGAAGGGCCTGAAGGCCACCGGCTTCGAAGAAGTCGGTCTCCTCTCGCTCTCCTCCGCGGACCACACCGAGATCGCCGACATCGCCAAGGGACTCGCGGACAGGTACGAGGAAGACAAGATCGGCCTCTCCCTCCCCTCGACCCGCGTCGACGCGTTCAACGTGGACCTCGCCAACGAGCTGACCCGCAACGGTCGCCGCTCGGGCCTCACCTTCGCCCCCGAGGGCGGTAGCGAGCGCATGCGCAAGGTCATCAACAAGATGGTGTCCGAGGAAGACCTCATCCGCACGGTCTCCACGGCGTACGGCAACGGCTGGCGTCAGGTGAAGCTGTACTTCATGTGCGGCCTGCCCACCGAGACGGACGAGGACGTCCTGCAGATCGGCGACATGGCGGTCAACGTCATCGCCGAGGGCCGCAAGGTCTCCGGGCAGAACGACATCCGCTGCACCGTCTCCATCGGTGGTTTCGTGCCCAAGCCGCACACGCCCTTCCAGTGGGCGCCGCAGCTGAGCGCCGAGGAGACCGACGAACGCCTCACCAAGCTCCGCGACAAGATCCGCGGCGACAAGAAGTACGGCCGTTCCATCGGCTTCCGCTACCACGACGGCAAGCCCGGCATCGTCGAGGGCCTGCTCTCGCGCGGCGACCGCCGCATCGGTTCGGTCATCCGCGCCGTCTACGAGGGCGGCGGCCGCTTCGACGGCTGGCGCGAGTACTTCTCGTACGACAGGTGGATGCAGGCCGCGGCCAAGACGCTGCCCGAGTACGGCGTCGACGTCGACTGGTACACCACCCGCGAGCGCACCTACGAAGAGGTGCTCCCCTGGGACCACCTGGACTCCGGTCTCGACAAGGACTGGCTCTGGGAGGACTGGCAGGACGCCCTGGACGAGACCGAGGTCGAGGACTGCCGCTGGACCCCGTGCTTCGACTGCGGCGTCTGCCCGCAGATGGACACGTCGATCCAGATCGGCCCGACGGGCAAGAAGCTGCTGCCCCTGTCGGTCGTGAAGTAG